One genomic window of bacterium includes the following:
- a CDS encoding CDGSH iron-sulfur domain-containing protein, translating into MKITFRENGPIILHTESELSFRSGEAAEKKPSPVKLCRCGQSSNKPFCDSTHRRIGFEAGAAEIELVPPAGFEPALPA; encoded by the coding sequence ATGAAGATCACCTTCCGTGAGAACGGCCCGATCATCCTGCACACGGAGAGCGAGCTGTCCTTCCGGTCAGGCGAGGCCGCGGAGAAGAAACCTAGTCCGGTTAAGCTGTGCCGGTGTGGCCAGTCGAGCAACAAGCCCTTCTGCGACAGCACGCACCGCAGAATAGGCTTCGAGGCCGGAGCCGCCGAGATCGAACTGGTGCCCCCAGCGGGATTCGAACCCGCGTTACCGGCTTGA
- a CDS encoding efflux RND transporter permease subunit — MNLSRFAIAKPVTTAMAYLALAFLGVVAFVRLPVDLLPDISYPTLSVITNYTGAGPQEVEREVTILLENAFSTVPGVTEVSSNSIEGRSSITLRFPWGTDLSAAANDVRPAIDRVRSRLPSGAETPRLSKFDPNLMPIVQIAIEGRGDLSALRDLAENEFRPRLEQVAGVANVDVRGTRSRIIQVRLDARRLEALGVSDREVSQALRAESTSEPGGDVRVGPQRRIVRTVGRFSSPDAIGQTVVAVRGGVPVRVVDVGRVEDTLADATSLFRINGRPAVLIAASKQSGTNTVAVARRVIQVATQLGEQFPQVQLTTVNDGSRFIRRSVQNVQQAAMIGSVLTVMVLLTFLRNISSTLIISTAIPISVLATFLLMFSGGLTLNLITFGGLALAIGMLVDSSIVVLENIFRHREEGRPPRLAAEESTREVGTAIVASTLTTIVVFLPMFFTTGISSVMFRPLAYVVTFSLACSLVIALTLIPSLASRALTIGHGRGLAGRLATAVERRLLALEDAFRRLLTAVMRRPSLVVLPSIALIVLTWSALPLIGRETFPSSDERELFMIVNLPRGTALEVSDRTIRRLEQTLIEETPGVGMVATFVGGGFGGAGASHTSTFRVSLEPGAPPTRQVIADLRRRITVPGATIIFRPSSSLFIFRSPDPISIDLRGFNLEAGNATARRLRGVLEAVPGVTDLQVSREESAEEFVVQVDPARAATFGMTAAQVAASVKTYVGGTTAALFRSEGDDIDVVVRLQESDRATPDQLGGLPIATPRGIVPLRQLATVTGAPGPTQIQRRNRERIITVTGNISGRDVGAALRDVRSTVLAERLPLGFSIAFGGEFQDQQESFAQLFAGFLMSLVLVYMVMASQFERLLEPFLIMAAVPFALVGVVAALLLTGTTLNVQSGLGTIVLVGIAVNNAIVLMTYSLQLQNEGVPLREAIARAGQRRLRPILMTTLSTVFGLLPLAIGFGEGSEMQSPMARAIVGGLITSSIGSLLLIPALYVLMDRAAQWVHGRNRRPVPEGVVEPGDGK; from the coding sequence ATGAACCTCTCGCGCTTCGCCATCGCAAAGCCCGTCACCACGGCAATGGCGTACCTGGCCCTCGCTTTCCTGGGGGTGGTCGCCTTCGTGCGGCTCCCGGTGGATCTCCTCCCCGACATCTCCTACCCCACCCTCTCGGTGATCACGAACTACACCGGCGCCGGGCCCCAGGAGGTCGAGCGCGAGGTCACGATCCTCCTGGAGAACGCGTTCAGCACCGTGCCGGGCGTCACCGAGGTCTCCTCGAACTCCATCGAGGGCCGCAGCTCGATCACGCTCCGGTTCCCATGGGGCACGGACCTGTCCGCCGCCGCCAACGATGTACGGCCGGCGATCGACCGGGTGCGCAGCCGGCTGCCCTCCGGTGCGGAGACGCCGCGGCTGTCCAAGTTCGACCCCAACCTGATGCCCATCGTACAGATCGCCATCGAGGGGCGGGGGGATCTGAGCGCGCTCCGGGATCTGGCCGAGAACGAGTTCCGTCCGCGTCTGGAACAGGTCGCGGGCGTGGCCAATGTGGACGTGCGCGGGACGCGAAGCAGGATTATCCAGGTGCGCCTCGACGCCCGCCGCCTGGAGGCGCTGGGGGTCTCCGATCGGGAGGTCTCACAGGCGCTGCGCGCCGAGAGCACCAGCGAACCCGGAGGAGACGTGCGGGTAGGCCCGCAGCGACGGATCGTGAGGACCGTCGGCCGGTTCTCCTCGCCGGACGCGATCGGGCAGACCGTCGTGGCCGTCCGTGGGGGCGTGCCCGTGCGAGTGGTTGACGTTGGGCGCGTGGAGGACACCCTGGCCGACGCTACGTCTCTCTTCCGAATCAACGGCCGCCCGGCGGTCCTGATCGCGGCATCCAAGCAGTCCGGAACGAACACGGTCGCGGTTGCCAGGCGGGTCATTCAGGTCGCCACCCAGCTCGGAGAACAGTTCCCGCAGGTGCAACTCACGACCGTCAACGACGGGAGCCGGTTCATCCGCCGCTCGGTGCAAAATGTCCAGCAGGCCGCCATGATCGGATCCGTGCTCACGGTCATGGTGTTGCTGACCTTCCTTCGCAACATCAGCAGTACGCTGATCATCTCCACGGCCATCCCCATCTCGGTGCTGGCCACATTCCTGTTGATGTTCTCGGGCGGGCTCACGCTCAACCTGATCACGTTCGGCGGGCTGGCCCTGGCAATTGGGATGCTGGTGGACAGCTCCATCGTCGTGCTTGAGAACATCTTCCGCCACCGCGAGGAGGGTCGGCCTCCACGGTTGGCCGCGGAGGAGTCCACCCGCGAGGTAGGCACCGCGATCGTGGCCAGCACCCTTACCACGATCGTGGTGTTCCTACCGATGTTCTTCACAACCGGTATATCCAGCGTTATGTTCCGGCCCCTGGCCTATGTCGTGACGTTCTCGCTGGCGTGCTCGCTGGTAATCGCGTTGACGCTGATCCCGTCGCTGGCATCTCGGGCGCTGACAATCGGGCACGGCAGGGGCCTGGCCGGCCGCCTGGCAACCGCCGTCGAGCGGAGGCTCCTCGCCCTCGAGGACGCGTTCCGGCGCCTCCTGACAGCGGTGATGCGCAGGCCCAGCCTGGTGGTGCTGCCTTCCATCGCCCTCATCGTGCTCACCTGGTCGGCGCTGCCGCTGATCGGCCGCGAGACCTTCCCCAGCTCGGACGAGCGCGAGCTCTTCATGATCGTTAACCTGCCGCGGGGAACCGCGCTTGAAGTATCGGATCGCACAATCCGACGCCTCGAGCAGACGTTGATCGAAGAGACGCCCGGGGTTGGAATGGTTGCCACGTTCGTGGGCGGCGGCTTCGGCGGCGCGGGGGCATCACACACCAGCACCTTCCGGGTAAGCCTGGAGCCGGGCGCCCCACCTACGCGTCAGGTAATAGCAGACCTGCGGCGCCGCATCACCGTACCCGGCGCAACGATCATCTTCAGGCCGTCCAGCTCGCTCTTCATCTTCCGCTCTCCGGATCCGATCAGCATTGACCTGCGGGGATTCAACCTCGAGGCCGGGAACGCGACCGCGCGCCGGCTGCGTGGAGTCCTGGAGGCCGTGCCCGGTGTCACCGATCTTCAAGTAAGTCGCGAAGAGAGCGCCGAGGAGTTCGTGGTGCAGGTGGATCCGGCCAGGGCCGCGACCTTCGGAATGACCGCCGCCCAGGTCGCGGCATCGGTCAAGACCTATGTCGGCGGAACGACCGCCGCGCTGTTCCGCAGCGAAGGCGACGACATTGACGTGGTCGTACGCCTGCAGGAGTCCGACCGCGCCACGCCGGACCAACTGGGCGGCCTACCGATAGCCACGCCGCGAGGCATCGTGCCGCTCCGGCAACTCGCCACGGTCACCGGCGCGCCAGGGCCAACGCAGATCCAGCGCCGCAACCGGGAGCGCATCATCACGGTTACAGGTAACATCAGCGGGCGCGACGTCGGTGCCGCCCTGCGCGACGTTCGCTCCACGGTGCTCGCGGAACGCCTGCCACTGGGATTCTCGATCGCGTTCGGCGGCGAGTTCCAGGACCAGCAGGAGTCCTTCGCTCAGTTGTTCGCGGGTTTCCTCATGTCGCTCGTCCTGGTCTACATGGTGATGGCCTCGCAGTTCGAGCGGTTGTTGGAACCGTTCTTGATAATGGCCGCGGTGCCGTTCGCGCTGGTCGGAGTAGTGGCCGCGCTGCTGCTGACAGGCACGACGCTCAACGTCCAGTCGGGCCTGGGCACGATCGTGCTCGTCGGAATCGCGGTCAACAACGCCATCGTCCTCATGACGTACTCGCTTCAGTTGCAGAACGAGGGCGTACCCCTGCGGGAGGCGATTGCGCGGGCCGGCCAGCGTCGGCTGCGGCCGATTCTCATGACGACGCTGAGCACGGTGTTCGGGCTGCTCCCGCTGGCAATCGGGTTTGGGGAAGGGTCCGAGATGCAGTCGCCGATGGCCCGGGCGATCGTGGGCGGGCTGATTACCTCATCGATCGGCAGCCTCCTGCTCATTCCCGCGCTGTACGTGCTGATGGACCGCGCCGCCCAGTGGGTGCATGGCCGCAACCGGCGGCCCGTGCCCGAGGGCGTGGTGGAACCGGGCGACGGGAAGTAG
- a CDS encoding efflux RND transporter periplasmic adaptor subunit: MWRSIRFVLMLVVVAGLIFGATRWISGRATVKETAQPMQRPAPLVRTETVDPTSLVEQSTFPGEVRASAVVDIFSRVSGRLGAVLVKEGTMVAAGGLVARLDDPELELTIKQAEASVEVQRSRLAQLRAAPRGPEVAQVEATVTQAETSLAQAERDLARTQQLFADGLVARAAVDRALTDVELARARLRGAREQLALVRHGPRPEDVEAQEATIRQAEATVAQIRARLRELRITSPISGVVTRVGVESGAVISTQTVVATVARVQPIEVHVPLPETDLVRLRKTSTVKILVDALPGRLFEGTIARTAPALDAGSRSARAVVVIPNADRALRPGMFARVTVVFDERQAIVVPSDAVVRRGDDSVVFVLKDDTVEERPVRVGYVEGSRSEIVEGLSAGETIVTLGQQGLRDGMKVRTGSGAPKQQKP, from the coding sequence ATGTGGCGTTCAATCCGGTTTGTATTGATGCTGGTGGTGGTGGCCGGACTGATCTTCGGCGCCACCCGGTGGATCTCCGGGCGCGCAACCGTCAAGGAGACGGCGCAGCCGATGCAGCGGCCCGCGCCGCTGGTTAGGACGGAGACCGTGGATCCCACGAGCCTGGTCGAGCAGAGCACGTTCCCCGGGGAAGTGCGCGCCTCGGCCGTGGTGGACATATTCTCGCGCGTATCAGGGCGGCTCGGCGCGGTCCTTGTCAAAGAAGGCACGATGGTGGCAGCCGGCGGGCTGGTGGCGCGCCTCGACGACCCAGAGCTCGAGCTGACCATCAAGCAGGCCGAGGCCTCGGTTGAAGTGCAGCGTTCCCGCCTGGCTCAACTGAGGGCCGCGCCGCGCGGGCCTGAGGTGGCTCAGGTGGAGGCAACCGTTACCCAGGCCGAAACCTCCCTTGCGCAGGCAGAGCGCGACCTGGCGCGTACACAGCAGCTCTTCGCCGATGGGCTCGTGGCAAGAGCGGCGGTGGACCGTGCCCTGACCGATGTTGAACTGGCCAGGGCCCGACTCCGAGGCGCGAGGGAGCAGCTCGCCCTCGTCCGCCACGGCCCGCGCCCCGAAGATGTCGAGGCCCAGGAGGCCACGATCCGGCAGGCGGAGGCAACCGTCGCCCAGATTCGGGCACGGCTGCGGGAGCTCCGCATCACCTCGCCGATCAGCGGTGTGGTCACTCGCGTCGGCGTTGAATCCGGCGCGGTCATCTCGACACAGACCGTGGTCGCCACCGTGGCAAGGGTGCAACCCATCGAGGTGCACGTGCCCCTGCCTGAAACCGATCTTGTTCGGCTGCGCAAGACCAGTACGGTCAAGATCCTGGTGGATGCTCTGCCCGGCCGTCTGTTCGAGGGGACGATAGCCCGAACCGCTCCGGCCTTGGACGCCGGATCGCGGAGCGCCCGTGCGGTCGTGGTGATTCCAAACGCCGACCGCGCGCTGCGTCCCGGGATGTTCGCCAGGGTAACAGTCGTGTTCGACGAGCGCCAGGCGATCGTAGTGCCCTCGGACGCCGTGGTGCGGCGGGGCGACGACTCTGTGGTGTTCGTGCTAAAGGATGACACCGTCGAGGAGCGCCCGGTACGCGTAGGATACGTGGAGGGCAGCCGATCCGAGATAGTCGAGGGCCTGAGCGCCGGCGAGACGATCGTGACGCTGGGCCAGCAGGGGCTCCGTGATGGGATGAAGGTTCGCACGGGCAGCGGCGCCCCGAAACAGCAGAAGCCATGA